The following are encoded in a window of Acropora muricata isolate sample 2 chromosome 6, ASM3666990v1, whole genome shotgun sequence genomic DNA:
- the LOC136919416 gene encoding lysoplasmalogenase TMEM86A-like isoform X1: MKNERNCADREDSCFLQYRLDRTEVVKSIGPKLVPFLKAVCVYFVAWLPESEKPTVFAAILKILPILCLCGFVGLQGISLEKEHNYSRHILLGLIFSGIGDVCLVWKNMYFIHGMIAFGIAHILYIRAFGFQPFQPRNLPLLLFCFFPGLFVYYICYPGLQGKLVIAVLIYGIVITGMLWRAITCVQNQIEENGLCRWTRMSACFGAVMFYISDNIIALNKFCFPIPWSRALIMTTYYAGQMGIAVSAFNIEEEYNLRMKSNKKCK, translated from the exons ATGAAGAACGAACGAAACTGCGCTGATCGTGAAGATTCGTGTTTTTTGCAATACAGATTGGACAGGACCGAAGTG gtTAAAAGTATTGGACCCAAACTTGTTCCTTTTCTGAAGGCTGTATGTGTTTACTTTGTGGCTTGGCTTCCAGAAAGTGAGAAACCAACAGTCTTtgctgccattttgaaaattttgcctATTCTTTGCCTGTGTGGATTTGTTGGCCTTCAGGGGATCAGTTTAGAGAAAGAGCACAACTACAGCAGGCACATCCTCCTTGGCCTTATTTTCTCGGGGATTGGAGATGTTTGTCTTGTGTGGAAGAATATGTATTTTATCCATGGAATGATTGCATTTGGCATTGCCCATATTCTGTATATTAGAGCATTTGGCTTCCAGCCATTTCAGCCAAGGAATTTACCACTCCTGCTCTTCTGCTTCTTTCCTGGCCTGTTCGTATACTACATTTGTTACCCTGGATTACAAGGCAAACTGGTGATCGCTGTGCTGATATATGGCATTGTTATTACTGGCATGTTGTGGCGGGCAATTACCtgtgtccaaaatcaaatagaGGAGAATGGATTGTGCCGGTGGACAAGGATGAGTGCTTGCTTTGGTGCTGTCATGTTTTACATCTCAGACAATATTATTGCTTTGAACAAATTCTGTTTCCCTATTCCATGGTCCAGAGCCTTGATAATGACAACTTATTATGCAGGACAGATGGGCATTGCTGTGTCAGCTTTCAATATTGAGGAGGAGTACAATCTCAGAATGAAAAgcaataaaaaatgcaaataa
- the LOC136919416 gene encoding lysoplasmalogenase TMEM86A-like isoform X2: MISIPTPKPRCFLVKSIGPKLVPFLKAVCVYFVAWLPESEKPTVFAAILKILPILCLCGFVGLQGISLEKEHNYSRHILLGLIFSGIGDVCLVWKNMYFIHGMIAFGIAHILYIRAFGFQPFQPRNLPLLLFCFFPGLFVYYICYPGLQGKLVIAVLIYGIVITGMLWRAITCVQNQIEENGLCRWTRMSACFGAVMFYISDNIIALNKFCFPIPWSRALIMTTYYAGQMGIAVSAFNIEEEYNLRMKSNKKCK, encoded by the exons ATGATTTCAATTCCGACGCCCAAACCACGTTGCTTCCTG gtTAAAAGTATTGGACCCAAACTTGTTCCTTTTCTGAAGGCTGTATGTGTTTACTTTGTGGCTTGGCTTCCAGAAAGTGAGAAACCAACAGTCTTtgctgccattttgaaaattttgcctATTCTTTGCCTGTGTGGATTTGTTGGCCTTCAGGGGATCAGTTTAGAGAAAGAGCACAACTACAGCAGGCACATCCTCCTTGGCCTTATTTTCTCGGGGATTGGAGATGTTTGTCTTGTGTGGAAGAATATGTATTTTATCCATGGAATGATTGCATTTGGCATTGCCCATATTCTGTATATTAGAGCATTTGGCTTCCAGCCATTTCAGCCAAGGAATTTACCACTCCTGCTCTTCTGCTTCTTTCCTGGCCTGTTCGTATACTACATTTGTTACCCTGGATTACAAGGCAAACTGGTGATCGCTGTGCTGATATATGGCATTGTTATTACTGGCATGTTGTGGCGGGCAATTACCtgtgtccaaaatcaaatagaGGAGAATGGATTGTGCCGGTGGACAAGGATGAGTGCTTGCTTTGGTGCTGTCATGTTTTACATCTCAGACAATATTATTGCTTTGAACAAATTCTGTTTCCCTATTCCATGGTCCAGAGCCTTGATAATGACAACTTATTATGCAGGACAGATGGGCATTGCTGTGTCAGCTTTCAATATTGAGGAGGAGTACAATCTCAGAATGAAAAgcaataaaaaatgcaaataa